Proteins from a genomic interval of Gossypium hirsutum isolate 1008001.06 chromosome A09, Gossypium_hirsutum_v2.1, whole genome shotgun sequence:
- the LOC107888451 gene encoding tRNA (adenine(58)-N(1))-methyltransferase catalytic subunit TRMT61A-like, with protein sequence MKAVKECENSVLQNRFGVFKNSDWIGKPFGSIIFSNRGGFLYLLASTPELWTLVLSHRTQILYIADISFLIMYLEVVPGCLVLEFGTGSGSLTTLFASAVVPTGYVYTFDFHEQRPASAREDFERIGISTLVTMGVRDIQGEGFPDQFSGLADYVFLDLPQPWLAIPSG encoded by the exons ATGAAAGCTGTTAAAGAGTGTGAGAATTCGGTTCTTCAAAATCGTTTCGGTGTATTTAAAAATTCAGATTGGATCGGGAAGCCATTTGGTTCCATAATTTTCAGCAACAGAGGTGGATTCCTTTACCTATTGGCTTCGACACCGGAGTTATGGACTTTGGTTCTAAGTCATAGGACTCAGATTCTTTATATTGCGGATATTAGCTTTTTGATTATGTACTTGGAAGTAGTTCCGGGTTGTTTAGTTCTTGAATTCGGGACCGGTAGTGGCTCATTAACAACATTGTTTGCAAGCGCTGTGGTGCCTACGGGATATGTGTATACCTTTGATTTCCATGAACAGAGGCCTGCCTCAGCTAG AGAGGACTTCGAGAGGATTGGAATAAGCACTTTAGTCACTATGGGAGTCCGAGATATTCAGGGTGAGGGATTTCCCGATCAGTTTTCTGGGTTGGCTGACTACGTATTTCTGGACCTACCGCAACCTTGGCTAGCCATTCCTTCAGGTTGA